The stretch of DNA AAAAATCAAGGCCGACCCGAAAGTCGTCGTAATCCATTCCGCCGTGCCCGCAGGCATAGGGTTCTTTGCCGAGCAGCGCAAGGCGGCAGGCAAGCAGTTCATTGACGTGGGCATCGCCGAAGAGCACGCCGTCGCACTCGCCTCCGGCCTCGCGAAAGGCGGCGCCAAGCCCATCTACAGCACGCACGGTACATTCATCCAGCGTACCTACGACCAGCTTTCGCAAGACCTGTGCGCGAACAACAACCCGGCCACATTGCTCATTACCATGTCCGGCGCCGACGGCATGAACGATACCACGCACCTCTGCATTTTCGACATCGCGATGATGAGCAATATTCCGAACCTGGTGTACCTCTGCCCCACTTGCGTGGAAGAAGCAATCGCCATGATGGATTATGCGATCGAACAGACCGCGCACCCGATGGCCATTCGCATTCCGAACGGAGTCGCACATAGGACTGCCGCATTCGACACGGATTACTCCAAGTTGAACACATATAAGGTTGACAAGCGCGGAAGCAAAGTCGCCTTGATTGGTCTCGGTAGCTATTACGCCCTCGCTGAAGAAACCGCAACAGAACTTGCCAAGCAGGGAATCGACGCCACCATCATCAACCCGCGATTTGCCACGGGCATCGACAGCGAAGTGTTGGAAGGCCTGCGCGCCGACCACCAGGTTGTCGTAACCCTCGAAAACGGCGTGATTGACGGCGGCTTCGGCGAGAAGATCGCCCGCTTCTACGGCAACAGCGACATGCGCGTTCTCGTGAAGGGCCTCAAGAAGGAATTCTACGACAAGGTCCCTTACGGCGAACTTATGGAAAGGAACCGTCTCACGCCCAAGCAGATTGTAGAAGACGTTCTGACCGCGCTCAAATAACATCGCCGAAATAACGTCGCCGAAACCAGAATCGGGCCTTTCGCCTGAAATAAGTATATATTTCAGGTATGTCCATCTCGCAACACATATTCCGACTCATGCTCCCCGTGCTCTTGTGCGGAGCTGTCGGGCCGTTCGCCGGCGTGATTCATGCCGCCGATGTCGAGGGAGCAAGTGCCGCGGAAACAAACGTCGCGAAAACAAGTGCCGCTGGAATCGCGGGCGTTTTTGATGCAGGCTGGACAACCGCCTACCAGTCGCAAGATTCCATTACGCACATGCACCAACGCCTGCATGCGCTCGGCATGGAGTATGTCGTTTTGCAATACGCCGCTGTCGAAGCGACACATTTATATTACCCCTCGGAACTGGAATTTCTGCAGAATACGCAGTACAAGAACAATGAGCTTTTCCCGAAAAGCATCGAG from uncultured Fibrobacter sp. encodes:
- a CDS encoding 1-deoxy-D-xylulose-5-phosphate synthase, giving the protein MLIEKIASPADVKKMDTESLKALAGEIRTALINKISHCGGHLAPNLGFVEPTIALHYVFESPKDKIVYDVSHQSYTHKILTGRAEAFLNPDKYWSVTGYTEPCESEHDQFMIGHTSTSVSLALGLATARDIKGEKGNVIAVIGDGSLSGGEAFEGLDNAGEYATNFIVVVNDHEMSIAENHGGLYGSLAELRATQGKSENNYFKSLGFDYLYVEQGNDIESLIAAFKQVKDSTKPVVVHIHTLKGKGYSFAENAKEGFHWAAPFDIPTGVVNWGSGESYGAILGDYLMKKIKADPKVVVIHSAVPAGIGFFAEQRKAAGKQFIDVGIAEEHAVALASGLAKGGAKPIYSTHGTFIQRTYDQLSQDLCANNNPATLLITMSGADGMNDTTHLCIFDIAMMSNIPNLVYLCPTCVEEAIAMMDYAIEQTAHPMAIRIPNGVAHRTAAFDTDYSKLNTYKVDKRGSKVALIGLGSYYALAEETATELAKQGIDATIINPRFATGIDSEVLEGLRADHQVVVTLENGVIDGGFGEKIARFYGNSDMRVLVKGLKKEFYDKVPYGELMERNRLTPKQIVEDVLTALK